The sequence GGCGAAGAGGTGGTGAGGGAGGAGAGGCCGCCGAGGAGCGCGGGCGGGTGGTCGGAGCGGTCCCGGTCCAGGTCGGCGGGGCGGGCCGGGGGCTGACAGCGCCGCAGGTCGGCGCGGGGGCGGCCGGGAGCTCCGGTTCCGGCGCCGGTCCGAAAACCGGCCCCCCGTACGATGGTGCCCAATCTCACCCGTCCCTGCGGCCGCGGATGCGCGCCGCTCCCGGGACGATTCCAGACATGACGGGGCATCAGATGGCAGGGGACAACCCTACACCGGGGGCTGGCGAAGCTTCCGGCGGCGGTCCGGACAACCGGGGCGTCTCGCTCGGACGCCCGGCGGGCGGCGTCGACCCGGCGGCCGTGGCCGACCAGCAGACACAGCTCGACGGGGCCGCGGTCCCCGGGCAGGCCGCACCGCCGGCCCCGGCCGCGCCGCCCGCGCCGCCGGCCGGGGCACCGGGGGCCGCCGGGGCGTACGCCTACGCGCCCACCGCCCCCGCCTTCCCCTCGCAGAGCCCGGCGGGCGCCCCGCCGCAGGCCCCGCCGGTGGGCCCGTACGACCCCTCCCCCGGCCAGCCGCAGTTCGGCGCCCCGGCCGCGGGCCAGCAGTACGGGTACACCGCCCCGCCCGCCGACGGCGGAGCCGCCGGCTACGGCTACCCGCAGCAGGGCGCGGGCTACGGCTACCCGGGTGCCCCGGCGCCCGTCGCCCCGCCGAAGCGCAACCCGGTGATGGTCTGGGGCGGCATCATCGGCGGTGTGCTGGCGATCGCCATCGTCGCCGCGCTGATCGTGCTGTTCACCGACGACAACAAGAAGAAGAACGACGAGCCGAGCGCGTCCGGCGGCACCACCGGCCAGGTCACCGGCGGGACCGGCGGGGACGCCACCGCCACCGGCGGGACGGTCACCGCGCCGGCCACCGGCGGCGGCACCGGCGGCACCGGTGGCGGCGGTGGCGGCGGCAAGGCCGGCGCCTACAACCCGGCCTGGGCGGCCGACAAGCCGGCCAGCTCGGTCAGCGGCTCCACCCGGATGCTCGCCATCTGGGGCGCCGAGAAGGTCGCGGTGCGCGCCGACACCACCGGCATCCGCGCCGTCAACACCTCGGACGGCAAGGAGGCCTGGAACATCCCGGTGCCCTCCGGCGCCAAGGAGTTCTGCTCCGCCTCGTACAGCGCCAACTCCAAGCACATCGCCGCGATCGCGCTGAACACCGGTGACAGCGACTGCTCCACCATCGCCGCGGTCGACCTCACCACCGGCAAGCTGAGCTGGACCGTGAAGGTCGGGCAGAGCCGGATGTCCTCCCCCACCCTGACCGTCACCGACAAGGTGGTCGGCATCGGCGCCAACACGGCCGCCGCGGTCAACATCGCCGACGGCTCCGCGGCCTGGTCGTTCCAGCCGCGCGAGAAGGACTGCAGCGTCTACGGCACCGTCGCCGGCGCCCAGATCGTCGTCACCGACCGCTGCTACGGCCTCAACACCACCGTCAAGTCGCAGCTGGTCATCGTCGAGACGGACACCGGCAAGGTCGCCTCGCCCGCGCCGATCACCCTGACCGGCAGCATCGAGCGGGTCGACAAGGTGCTCTCCGAGCAGCCGCTCGTGGTCTCGGTGACCAGCGGCCCGAACGGCGACTACGTGCTGCCGTTCGACAAGACCAACAAGGCCGGCACCCAGATGCCCGTCAAGGAGCCCGGCTACGACAGCCTGCGGCTCAGCGGCCTGGGCGACGCCATCACCCAGAGCGTGGTCAGCGGCACGACCCTGTACGTGCAGACCAACCCGACCAAGCCCTCGGTCAACGCCTACGACCTGAACACCGGCAAGCGGATCTGGTCGACCGACGGCAAGGCCAAGGACGGCCTGCGGCTGGTCTCCGGCACGGACAAGGAGGGCAAGGTCCGGGTCGTCATGGACATGGGCTACGGCGCCGACGCCAAGCTGGCCACGCTCGCCCCCGCCGACGGCGCCGTCGGCGAGCTCGGCACCATCGCGCTCGGCAAGGACTCCTCCTCCTTCAGCATCAGCCTGAGCAGCAACGAGTTCGTGCTGAACTCGGACGGCGCGCTCTACGGGTTCTCCCGCAGCAGCATCGACCCGCCGGTGTTCAAGTTCGTCAAGAAGTAGGACACCCCGGGCGGGGCGGTGCGGGCCCGACGGCCCGTACCGCCCCGCCCGCGTCGTACCCGGGGAGTATTCCTCCGGCACTCGCGGGCGGACATGGCAGGATGCCAGGCATCAGCCCGACAAAGGAGTCCTGCGAGTGCCCGGCACCAACCTGACCCGTGACGAGGCCCGCACCCGGGCCGACCTCCTGCACGTGGACGCGTACGACATCGAGCTCGACCTGAGCTCGGCCCGAGAGGGGGGCACGTTCCGGTCCACGACCGTGGTCCGGTTCACCGCCACCACCCCGGGCGCGGCCACCTTCATCGACCTGGTCGCCCCGAGCGTCGACGAGATCGTCCTCAACGGCGTGCGGCTCGACAACAGCGCCTTCGCCGACAGCCGGATCGCGCTGCCGGACCTCGCCGCCGAGAACGAGCTGCGGGTGGTCGCCGACTGCGCCTACACCAACACCGGTGAGGGTCTGCACCTGTTCGTCGACCCGGTCGACGGCGAGACCTACCTGTACACCCAGTTCGAGGTGCCGGACGCCCGCCGGGTCTTCGCCTCCTTCGAGCAGCCCGACCTCAAGGCCGCGTTCGCCTTCACCGTGACCGCGCCCGCCGACTGGGTCGTGGTCTCCAACTCGCCCACCCCCGAGCCGGAGGGCGAGGGCGACACCCGGGTCTGGCGCTTCGCGCCGACCGGCCGGATCTCCTCGTACATCACCGCACTCGTCGCCGGCCCCTACGTCGGGGTCTTCGACAGCTACGAGAACGGCGAGCAGAAGGTGCCGCTGGGCATCTACTGCCGGCCCTCGCTGCGCGAGTTCCTGGACCCCGAGGCGATCTTCGAGGTCACCAAGCAGGGCTTCGACTACTTCCAGGAGAAGTTCGACTTCCCCTACCCGTTCGCCAAGTACGACCAGCTGTTCGTGCCGGAGTTCAACGCCGGCGCGATGGAGAACGCGGGTGCCGTCACCCTGCGCGACCAGTACGTGTTCCGGTCCAAGGTGACCGACGCCGCGTACGAGGCCCGCGCCGCGACGATCCTGCACGAGCTCGCCCACATGTGGTTCGGCGACCTCGTCACCATGGAGTGGTGGAACGACCTCTGGCTGAACGAGTCGTTCGCCACCTACGCCGAGGCGGTCTGCCAGGCCGAGGCCCCCGGCTCCCGGTGGCCCAACTCCTGGACCACCTTCGCCAACCAGATGAAGACCTGGGCGTACCGGCAGGACCAGCTGCCGTCCACCCACCCGATCATGGCCGAGATCAACGACCTGGAGGACGTCCAGGTCAACTTCGACGGCATCACCTACGCCAAGGGCGCCTCGGTGCTCAAGCAGCTGGTGGCGTACGTCGGCCAGGACGCCTTCTTCGAGGGCGTGCGCGCCTACTTCAAGCAGCACGCCTGGGGCAACACCCGGCTCGGCGACCTGCTCGGCGCGCTGGAGAAGGCCAGCGGCCGCGACCTCAGGTCCTGGTCCGCCGCGTGGCTGGAGACCGCGGGCATCAATGTGCTGCGCCCCGCGCTGACCCTCAACAGCGACGGCGAGATCGAGTCCTTCGCCGTGCTCCAGACCGCCCCGGCGCTCCCCGCCGGCGCCAAGGGCGAGGCCGTGCTGCGCCCGCACCGGATCGCCGTCGGCCTGTACGAGCTCAACGACGGCGCGCTGGTGCGCACCGACCGGATCGAGCTGGACGTCAACGGCCCGCGCACCGAGGTGCCGGAGCTGGTCGGCCGCCACCGCCCCGCGGTGATCCTGCTCAACGACGACGACCTCACCTACGCCAAGGTCCGCCTCGACGAGGACTCGCTGGCCGTCGTCACCGAGAACCTCGGCGGCTTCACCGAGGCGCTGCCGCGCGCACTGTGCTGGGCCTCCGCCTGGGACATGACCCGTGACGGCGAGCTGGCCGCCCGCGACTACCTGACGCTGGCCCTCTCCGGCCTGCCCCGGGAGAGCGACATCGGCGTCGTCCAGTCGGTGCAGCGGCAGGTCAAGCTGGCGCTCGACGTCTACGCCGACCCGGAGTGGCGGGAGCAGGGCCTGGCCCGCTGGGCCGAGGCCGCCGAGCAGGCGCTGCGCGACGCCGAGCCGGGCAGCGACCACCAGCTGGCCTGGGCCCGGGTGCTCGGCTCCGTCGCCCGGACCGACGGTCAGCTCGACCTGCTGGCCGGGCTGCTGGACGGCGGCACCGTGATCCCCGGTCTGGCCGTGGACACCGAGCTGCGCTGGGCTCTGCTGGGCCGCCTCGCCGCGACCGGCCGGGCCGACGAGTCCGCGATCGGGGCCGAACTCGCCCGCGACAACACCGCGGCCGGCCAGGAGCACGCGGCCAGCTGCCGGGCGGCGCGCCCGACGGCCGAGGCCAAGGCGGCGGCCTGGGCCTCCGTGGTCGACTCGGACGAGCTCACCAACTACGTGCAGGCGGCGGTGATCGGCGGCTTCCAGCAGGCCGACCAGCGCGAGCTGCTGGCACCGTACGCGGAGAAGTACTTCGCCGCGGTGAAGGGCGTCTGGGAGAACCGCAGCCACGAGATCTCGCAGCAGATCATCGTCGGGCTGTACCCGGCGCTGCTGGTCGAGCAGGGCACGCTGGACGCCACCGACGCCTGGCTGACCGCCGCGGAGCCGGCGCCGGCGCTGCGCCGTCAGGTCGTCGAGGCGCGGGCCGGGGTGGAGCGGGCGCTCAAGGCGCAGGCCGTGGACCGGGCCGCCGGACAGCGCTGACACCGGCGGGGTGCGTCCCCCTCCCGCACGGAGGGGGACGCACCCCGCACCGGGTCGCACCTCGCACCGGGCCGTGCCTCACCCGGAGCGGAGAACGCCCGAGGGGGCGCCGGACCTCGTCCGGCGCCCCCTCGGGGTCTGTGCTGGGCTCCGTGGCGGAGGGCCCTCGGCTACTTCTTCTTGTCCTTGTTGCCGTACGGCATCGCGGCCAGGCCGCCGATGATCACGAAGGCCGCGATCGGGAGCAGCACGTACAGGCCGAGGGTCTGGGCGACGCTCAGGCCGCTACCCGGGTCGTCGCCGTCGTCCCGGGTGAGGGCCATGGCGGGCGACGACAGCAGCATCATCAGCGTGACCGTGGCGGTGACCGCGCCGGCTCGCAAAGCGTTCCTCTTGTCCACGGTGCCAACTTACCCGTGACTTACGCCGGGCCGCTCGGCGGGGTCGGCCTTTCGGGAGCCGGTCCGGGCCCGGCCGCCGGTCGGGCGCCCACGGAGCGCAGCAGGTCGGCGAGGGTCCGCGCGTCCGGGGCGGCCGCCAGGCCGTCCAGGGTGACCGGGCGCCCCGAGCCGTCCGCGACCGGCAGCCGCCAGTTCGGGTACTGGTCCCAGGTGCCGGGCAGATTCTGCGGGCGGGGGTCGCCGACCACGTCCGGCAGCCAGACGCCGACCAGCTCGGCCGGGGTGCCGGCCAGGAAGCGGTAGAGCGCGGCGGCCGACAGCGGCTCGTCCCCGGACAGCAGGCCCAGCCGGAGCAGCTCGGCCCGCCAGTCGGCCAGCTCGGCGGCCGCCTCGGCCTGCTCCTCGCCGAGCGCGCGGGAGAGCAGGCCGAGGCGGTGGCGCAGCTCGACGTGCTCGCCGGAGAGCCGGGCCGCGGTGGACGGCAGGTCGTGCGTGGTCAGGGTGGCCAGGCTGCCCGGGCGCCAGCGCCCGGGGGGCAGGATCGCGCCCCCGCTCTGCCAGTCCCGCTCGAACCAGAGCACCGAGGTGCCCAGGACGCCGCGCTCCGCCAGTTCCTCGCGCACCCCCGGCTCGACGGTGCCGAGGTCCTCGCCGATCACGGCGGCGCCGGCCCGGTGGGCCTCCAGGGCGAGCACCGCGAGCATCGCCTCCGCGTCGTAGCGGACGTAGACGCCCTCGGTCGGGGCGTGCCCGGCCGGCACCCACCAGAGCCGGAACAGGCCCATCACGTGGTCGATCCGCACGGCGCCGGCGTGCCGGGCGGCGGAGCGGATCAGCTCGGCGAAGGGCGCGTAGCCGACGGCGGCCAGCGCGTCCGGGCGCCAGGGCGGCAGGCCCCAGTCCTGGCCGTGCGCGTTGAAGGCGTCCGGCGGCGCGCCGACCGAGATCCCGGCGGCCAGGACGTCCTGGAGTGCCCAGGCGTCGGCGCCGTCCGGGTGGACGCCGACCGCGAGGTCGTGCACCAGGCCGACCGGCATGCCGGCGGTGCGGGCCGCCTGCTGGGCCCGGCCGAGCTGGCCGTCGACCTGCCAGGCGAGCCAGCGGTGGAAGGCGACCCGGTCGGCCAGTTCGGCGGCCTCGTGCCGGACGTGCGGGGAGTCGGGGCGGCGCAGGCCCTTCGGCCAGTGGTGGTGGTCGGCGCCGTGGCGCTCGGCCAGGGCGTTCCAGACCGCGTACCGCTCCAGCCACTCGCCCTCGCGGGCCCCGTAGGCGTCGAACGCGGCCGTGCGGACGGCGCCGTGCCCGTCCGCGTACCGGCGGTACTCGGCGTGCAGGAGCTCCAGGGCGCGGCGCTTGAGGGCCCAGACCTCGTCGCGGTCGATCAGTCCGTCGTGGACCAGCACCTCGGCGCGCAGCCGGGCGGCGCGGGCGAGCAGCTCGTCGGCCTCGGCCCGCTCCTCGCCGGCCAGGTAGGCGTACTCGGGCACCTCCTCGATCCGCAGGTGGACCGGGTCGGCGAAGCGCCGGGAGGAGGGGCGGTAGGGGGACGGGTCGGAGGGCGTCGAGGGCAGGGCCGCGTGCAGCGGGTTGATCTGGACGAAGCCCGCGCCGAGGGAGCCCGCCCAGGTGGCGAGGTCCGCCAGGTCGGCGAGGTCGCCCATGCCCCAGGAGCGGTCGGAGAGCACGGAGTACAGCTGGGCGAGGAAGCCCCAGCCCCGGCCGGGGAGGGCGGGGAGGCGGTCGGGGGCGACGATCAGGTGGGCGGTGGCGGTGCGGTCCGCGGCCTCGGCGTGCAGGGTGTGCCGGCCGGGCGGGAGGTCGTCGGGCAGCCAGTGGGCGTGGCCGTTCGGCAGCCGCCACCGCTCGCCCTGCTCCAGGACGACGGTGAGCCGGGTGTCGGCGGGGAGGTCCAGCGCGGTGCGGCGCCCGGCCCGGGCGACCACGGTCGGGGGCAGCAGGCGGGCGCGCTGCTCCGCCCGGTGGCGGTCGAGGGCCTCGCGGGCGGCGTCCGGGGTGGCGGCGTCCACCCCGAGCGCGGCGAGGACGGCGACCAGGGTGCGGCCGCCGGCCGGCAGCCCGCCGGGGCCGTGGCGGGTGTCCACCCCGTGGGCCTGTGCCAGCGCCACCAGCTCGGGCGGCGGCGGGGGTGCGTCCTGGGCCGGCACCTCCAGTGCGTCGGCTCCGTCACGGTCGAGATAAGCGGCCACTCGCGGCTCCTGCGATGTCTCGGCAACGCCCAGTCAGGACAGGCACAGTCCTACCCGGGTGACGGCCCGGTGACCCGGCGCGACACGACGGGGACCGGAACCGGGAACCGACAGGGCACCACGAGCGGGTGAGTCCAGCGCCACCACCCGCGGGCGAAGTCCGGGGCAACCACCCGCGGGTGAGTCCTTGCCCCCCCAGGCACGGCCCGCGAGCGAGCCGAAGGGGCGCGCCGGTGCCGAAAGGGAGAGCGCGAGGGAGCGACGAAGGAGCGAGGGAGCACCGACCGTCGGCACCGGACCAAAGCGCCCCGGAGGCAAGCCGAGCCCCAAAAAAGAGGTGCGCACGAAGGGTTGCAGTCGCGGGTGAAACGGACAAAATCGGCATACCCGTCGACGACGTTGACACCGTGAAACAGAGCTGGTGGGCTGTGCCGCGATGTGGTTCCGGCCTGGCTAGGAGGCTCCTGTGCAAGCCCGAGTGTCCGAGGTGGCCGGCCGGCGGTTCCGTCAGCAGCTGGAGCAGAGCCCGGCGCTGCGCGAAGTGCTCCAGCACCCGACGGCGCTCGCGGCCCGCCGGGCCACCGCACGGACATGCCGTCAACTGGCCCCCAGGACGGCCGATCGGCTGATCGCCGACCTCAAGGGCACCTCGCCGCTGCTGCCTTCGGTCCGGGCCGAGCGCGCCCGGGCCGCCCGCCCGGGGGCGCCGAGCCGGCGGACCCTCCAGGTGGCGGCCACCCTGTCGGCGGCCGCCGTGGTCGGCGGCCTGCTGGTGAGCGGCCCGGCCGCGTACGCGGTGGCGCCCGGGTACCCGCCGGGTCCGGACGTGGTGAGCACCGCGGGCGGCGTTCCGCAGACCCCGCTCGGCAGCCTGGGCGACCCCCAGGTGTTCCCGCGTCCGCAGGAGCAGCGCGTGACCGGGCGGCCGGTCACCGTGCCGGGCGCCGTCACCCTGGTCACCGCGCCGAACGCGGATCCCGGCGCGGTGGCCGCGGTGCGGGAGGTCCTCGGCATCGCCGGCGCGACCGACGTGACCGCGCGGCCGGCGCCGAACCCGCCGGTGGCCGGTTCGCTGGTGGTGTACGTCGGCGGCCCCGCCGAGGGCGCGGGCGGCGACACCGACCGGATCCTGCGCGAGCTCACCGTGGCGGCCGGCGGCACGGACACCGCCGCGCCCACCGCCGCCGGGCTGCCGTCCGGCGGCCATGTGCTGGCGGCCGGTCAGCTGCCGGTGGCCGGCGGCGGCAGCTACGGGGCGGTCGTGCTGGCCGGGACCGACGCGGCCGGCACCTTCTACGCCGCGCAGTCGCTGCGCCAGCTGCTGGCGGCCGTCCCGGCCGACCAGGGCCAGCTGCCCGGCGCGGCCGGGCTCGGGCTGCCCGGGATCGTGCTGCGCGACTGGCCGTCCGGAGCGCCGGTGCGCGGGACCGCCGAGGCCTTCTACGGCACCCCGTGGACGCAGCAGCAGCGGCTCGACCAGCTGGACTTCCTCGGCCGGTCGAAGCAGAACTTCTACCTCTACGCGCCGGGTGACGACCCGTACCGGCTGGCCCGCTGGCGGGACGCCTACCCGCAGGAGCGGGAGAACGACCTGCGCGCGCTGGGCGTCCGCGCCGCGCGCGACCACGTCACCCTCGGGTACGCGATCGACCCCGGGCAGTCCTTCTGCTTCAGTTCCGGGAAGGACGCGGACGCGCTGGTGGCCAAGCTGGACGGGCTGCGCCGGCTCGGCTTCTCGGCCTTCCAGCTGCAGTTCCTGGACGTGTCCTACGAGGAGTGGCACTGCTCCGACGACCGGTCCAGGTACGGCACCGGCCCGACCGCGGCCGCGAAGGCACAGGCGGAGCTGGCGGCCAAGGTGCAGGACCGGCTGATCGCGCGCAACCCGGGCCTGGCGCCGCTGTCGGTCGTCCCCACCGAGTACCACCAGCAGGGCTCCAGCCCGTACCGGACGGCGCTGGCCGCCGCGCTGCCCCCCGCCGTGCAGGTGGCCTGGAGCGGTGTCGGGGTGATCCCGGAGCGGATCACCGGCACCCAGGTCGCGGACACCGGCGGCCTGTACGGGCACCCGCTGGTCACCATGGACAACTACCCGGTCAACGACGCCACCCCGGACCGGCTCTTCCTGGGCGCCTACACCGGCCGGGACAGCGAGGTGGCGACCCGGTCGGCGGTCATGCTGACCGGTGCGATGCGGCAGCCGGTGGCCTCCCGGATCGCCCTCTCCACGGCCGGCGACTTCGCCTGGAACCCGTCCGCCTACAAGGCGGAGGACTCCTGGCGGGCGGCGCTGCGCTCGCTGGCCGGGCCGACCGGCGCGACGGCCACGCCGACCGGGGAGACCCTGGCCGCGGTCACCGCGCTGGCCGGGAACAGCGTGTCCTCGCCGCTGGCCAAGCAGGAGTCCGGCTACCTGCTGCCGCTGATGGACCGGTTCTGGGCGTCCGCCGAGCCGACCTCGGGGGCGGCGCCGGACCTGACGAGGCTGATCGAGTCGGCCGCCCCGCTGCGGGAGGCGTTCACGGCGATGGCCGACGCCCAGCAGACCCTGGCGGCCGCCCAGGCGACCGCCCCGCTGGCCGCCGAGGCCGCGCCCTGGCTGGCGCCGCTGCGCGACTTCGGGCTGGCCGGGCAGTCCGCCCTGGACATGCTGCTGGCCCAGCGCGGCGGCGACGGCGGGGCCGCCTGGAAGGCCCGGGTGGAGCTGACCAAACTGCGCGAGCAGCTCGGCCAGAGCCCGGCGACGGTCGGCGCGGGC comes from Streptomyces sp. TLI_053 and encodes:
- a CDS encoding PQQ-binding-like beta-propeller repeat protein, yielding MTGHQMAGDNPTPGAGEASGGGPDNRGVSLGRPAGGVDPAAVADQQTQLDGAAVPGQAAPPAPAAPPAPPAGAPGAAGAYAYAPTAPAFPSQSPAGAPPQAPPVGPYDPSPGQPQFGAPAAGQQYGYTAPPADGGAAGYGYPQQGAGYGYPGAPAPVAPPKRNPVMVWGGIIGGVLAIAIVAALIVLFTDDNKKKNDEPSASGGTTGQVTGGTGGDATATGGTVTAPATGGGTGGTGGGGGGGKAGAYNPAWAADKPASSVSGSTRMLAIWGAEKVAVRADTTGIRAVNTSDGKEAWNIPVPSGAKEFCSASYSANSKHIAAIALNTGDSDCSTIAAVDLTTGKLSWTVKVGQSRMSSPTLTVTDKVVGIGANTAAAVNIADGSAAWSFQPREKDCSVYGTVAGAQIVVTDRCYGLNTTVKSQLVIVETDTGKVASPAPITLTGSIERVDKVLSEQPLVVSVTSGPNGDYVLPFDKTNKAGTQMPVKEPGYDSLRLSGLGDAITQSVVSGTTLYVQTNPTKPSVNAYDLNTGKRIWSTDGKAKDGLRLVSGTDKEGKVRVVMDMGYGADAKLATLAPADGAVGELGTIALGKDSSSFSISLSSNEFVLNSDGALYGFSRSSIDPPVFKFVKK
- the pepN gene encoding aminopeptidase N, which produces MPGTNLTRDEARTRADLLHVDAYDIELDLSSAREGGTFRSTTVVRFTATTPGAATFIDLVAPSVDEIVLNGVRLDNSAFADSRIALPDLAAENELRVVADCAYTNTGEGLHLFVDPVDGETYLYTQFEVPDARRVFASFEQPDLKAAFAFTVTAPADWVVVSNSPTPEPEGEGDTRVWRFAPTGRISSYITALVAGPYVGVFDSYENGEQKVPLGIYCRPSLREFLDPEAIFEVTKQGFDYFQEKFDFPYPFAKYDQLFVPEFNAGAMENAGAVTLRDQYVFRSKVTDAAYEARAATILHELAHMWFGDLVTMEWWNDLWLNESFATYAEAVCQAEAPGSRWPNSWTTFANQMKTWAYRQDQLPSTHPIMAEINDLEDVQVNFDGITYAKGASVLKQLVAYVGQDAFFEGVRAYFKQHAWGNTRLGDLLGALEKASGRDLRSWSAAWLETAGINVLRPALTLNSDGEIESFAVLQTAPALPAGAKGEAVLRPHRIAVGLYELNDGALVRTDRIELDVNGPRTEVPELVGRHRPAVILLNDDDLTYAKVRLDEDSLAVVTENLGGFTEALPRALCWASAWDMTRDGELAARDYLTLALSGLPRESDIGVVQSVQRQVKLALDVYADPEWREQGLARWAEAAEQALRDAEPGSDHQLAWARVLGSVARTDGQLDLLAGLLDGGTVIPGLAVDTELRWALLGRLAATGRADESAIGAELARDNTAAGQEHAASCRAARPTAEAKAAAWASVVDSDELTNYVQAAVIGGFQQADQRELLAPYAEKYFAAVKGVWENRSHEISQQIIVGLYPALLVEQGTLDATDAWLTAAEPAPALRRQVVEARAGVERALKAQAVDRAAGQR
- the malQ gene encoding 4-alpha-glucanotransferase; amino-acid sequence: MDTRHGPGGLPAGGRTLVAVLAALGVDAATPDAAREALDRHRAEQRARLLPPTVVARAGRRTALDLPADTRLTVVLEQGERWRLPNGHAHWLPDDLPPGRHTLHAEAADRTATAHLIVAPDRLPALPGRGWGFLAQLYSVLSDRSWGMGDLADLADLATWAGSLGAGFVQINPLHAALPSTPSDPSPYRPSSRRFADPVHLRIEEVPEYAYLAGEERAEADELLARAARLRAEVLVHDGLIDRDEVWALKRRALELLHAEYRRYADGHGAVRTAAFDAYGAREGEWLERYAVWNALAERHGADHHHWPKGLRRPDSPHVRHEAAELADRVAFHRWLAWQVDGQLGRAQQAARTAGMPVGLVHDLAVGVHPDGADAWALQDVLAAGISVGAPPDAFNAHGQDWGLPPWRPDALAAVGYAPFAELIRSAARHAGAVRIDHVMGLFRLWWVPAGHAPTEGVYVRYDAEAMLAVLALEAHRAGAAVIGEDLGTVEPGVREELAERGVLGTSVLWFERDWQSGGAILPPGRWRPGSLATLTTHDLPSTAARLSGEHVELRHRLGLLSRALGEEQAEAAAELADWRAELLRLGLLSGDEPLSAAALYRFLAGTPAELVGVWLPDVVGDPRPQNLPGTWDQYPNWRLPVADGSGRPVTLDGLAAAPDARTLADLLRSVGARPAAGPGPAPERPTPPSGPA
- a CDS encoding beta-N-acetylglucosaminidase domain-containing protein, translating into MQARVSEVAGRRFRQQLEQSPALREVLQHPTALAARRATARTCRQLAPRTADRLIADLKGTSPLLPSVRAERARAARPGAPSRRTLQVAATLSAAAVVGGLLVSGPAAYAVAPGYPPGPDVVSTAGGVPQTPLGSLGDPQVFPRPQEQRVTGRPVTVPGAVTLVTAPNADPGAVAAVREVLGIAGATDVTARPAPNPPVAGSLVVYVGGPAEGAGGDTDRILRELTVAAGGTDTAAPTAAGLPSGGHVLAAGQLPVAGGGSYGAVVLAGTDAAGTFYAAQSLRQLLAAVPADQGQLPGAAGLGLPGIVLRDWPSGAPVRGTAEAFYGTPWTQQQRLDQLDFLGRSKQNFYLYAPGDDPYRLARWRDAYPQERENDLRALGVRAARDHVTLGYAIDPGQSFCFSSGKDADALVAKLDGLRRLGFSAFQLQFLDVSYEEWHCSDDRSRYGTGPTAAAKAQAELAAKVQDRLIARNPGLAPLSVVPTEYHQQGSSPYRTALAAALPPAVQVAWSGVGVIPERITGTQVADTGGLYGHPLVTMDNYPVNDATPDRLFLGAYTGRDSEVATRSAVMLTGAMRQPVASRIALSTAGDFAWNPSAYKAEDSWRAALRSLAGPTGATATPTGETLAAVTALAGNSVSSPLAKQESGYLLPLMDRFWASAEPTSGAAPDLTRLIESAAPLREAFTAMADAQQTLAAAQATAPLAAEAAPWLAPLRDFGLAGQSALDMLLAQRGGDGGAAWKARVELTKLREQLGQSPATVGAGVLGPFLERALQAADTWAGVQGGGVTATTTLGTAHDHLPALMADGVADTFYWSSAPPQQGDSVGLDLGDGRPVGSVTVLMGSWGNGPDGQSALDDYIRDGVLEYSTGEGGWKKLASVKNQKSVSAQVPAGTVVRAVRLRATAAQKTAVAVREFSVTAPDELPASVSGGPAALPGSSAAAVLDGNPDTAYRAATAPTAQDEPLTVELGAARPLDRLTVLTDPGVRASAAVAVRHPDGTWTEIGTVQPGWNELAAGGQPADAFRLAWKPGGEPPVVNQVIPWYADAPAARLSLADASVDAVIGEAAPVQARVTVEAGRPEGVTGELRTEVPGVAKGLTVAPVTGVSVPRGGKVGVPLLVTAGPETPSGTYQVPVVFVAGQTTVRQVLQVHVVPPTGGPDLAITAQATSSGDETPNFPAAAVADQDPKSRWSSPAADDAWVQLELPKATHLGSVVLHWQAAYAAAYKIQSSADGRSWTTVATVGDGRGGNETVRFDAPGAKFLRIQGVARATKYGYSLWGVELYAVAPVDQVVPPVTPPVTPPVTPPTGQPGGGQQSGGRPEGPGGGTATTPPAVPTPSASPTGPVPSPTATGPGAGAGTPSGSPTGPRPKP